The segment TTAAACTTTAACGATCTTTCAAATCCTAGAGTTTGGTTCAGGTAGGACATTACATGACCGGCTGTGGTCCCACTAGGCAGCTCGTGCTGTGCAAAACGATATGAAAAGATGCCCTCAAATCATTTGAGGGCATCTTTTTACTTGTATTTACTGTATTAATATTGTATTCATTAGTAATTTATTTTACCACCCGTTTGTGGATCATATTGATAGTACATCGAATGTGTTTCCGCCACTTCTTCTAGGATGAGTTTTTCGCCCTTCCAAAATACAGTATTGACATTCGTAAAGTGTGTTTGCTTTCCTTTTTCTATATCAATTAGCAACAATTTCGGATCTAAATCATCTATATAATAGTCGGCAGTTAAATAGCGTCCAGTCGCGTCCAGTGCCACTTTATACATAACTCCCCCTTCAAGGTTTGCTAACAGATTGAAAGTTTTTGTTTCACGATTGAAAGAAAGTAAGGTTACGTTACTCGGTTCATCCATTCCCTGCAAACTAAAGATTAAGTTCTTTTCATCATGTGTACGTAGTAAGGAACTGAAACGAATATTGTCCGTTTGAATATATGATTGGGGAATGTCTTGTAAAGAGAAAAGTACCTCCCCTTTGCCATCCTTCACCAATTCAATTTCATTTTTTTCATTTGACAATAGTTCTGTGACAGACAGCTCATTCACTGTTTCAATCACATATCGCTCATTTTCCTTCATAACAGTAAAGTCATACGTGGACACTTTGTAATAAGCAAGAGCTGTGTCTGTCCAATACACTTCCGCTTTTACTGAAGTAGAGTGCTCATTTTTTATCGTCTCCAATATTTGAAAGCCAATTTGTTTAGGATTCGAATACGTTAAAAATTCTGGAGGGTCTTTGAGTAAGCTTTTTGCAAAGTCATCATCCCGCACCATTAATGCTTGTAAATAACTTTCCACCGTTTCAATCTCCGTACTCGATTGTTCACTCAATTCGATTTTCATAATTTTTGCAAGTCCGTTTTCACCATTATTTCTCTTTTTCAAAACATACAATGTACGCCCATCCTTACCCCAAATCGGAAATTGATAATGATACATCCCTTTATCCAAAGGCTCAAAACGTGGGGGCGGATTAGTCGTGACCTTGTTTTTTGTTTCCAAATCCATATCTGAAATCCATACATCTTCAACCCCCGAATGCACTTTCACATACGAAATATAATTTCCATCTTTGTTAACTGATGGATTCTTCCCATGATCCACAATGCTTTCTTTTCCACTCTTTACATTATAAATAATAATTTCTCCATGGCGCTCGAAGACCAATTTTTGTTCCTTCTCCACATAAGAGACCATTTCTCCACTTACAATGAAAGTCTCTTCCTTTGTTTGCACATTTACTTCTACAATTTGTTTTTCCTTACCCGTTACTTTTGTTAAATATATGTGGTCTTTATCCTTCCATTCCGGATAAATATAACTAGAATCTGAATTACTATCTAGCACTTTTTCCGATTTTGCAGTTTTCACATCTAGCAAAAACACATCTCCATTATGCGTATAAAGAAGCTTATCCACCTTAGACAAACGACTAAAACTATCTGCTACATCCTCTAAAACTTGTTTCAATTCATTCTCATAAACAAAAATACCTCTGCCTTCTAATGAAAGATACAAACGTCCATCATGGTACGTATAGGCGGTTATTTCCCCACTTCCAATATCAAGAAACGAAATGGCATTCGTAATTTTTAACGAACTTGCCTTCACGTATGGTAGTTGTTCATTCGGCAATACAAAAGCTAAAAACAAAATAGCTGCCGCAATTAAAGGTATCCAAGCATGCTTCCATTTTCTCTTCTTGCTACTCTTCACAAAATTTTTACGCAATTGTTTTTTTAAATCCGTGTCGACTTCAATCTCATCTCTTAACCTGTAAAGTGTTTTCTCTATTTTTTCATTTTCCATCACAATCCCCCCAAACACTTCTTCACTAAAACACCTAATTTTCTTGTAATACGATTTGACTTTACACGAAGCGACCCTTCCTCTTTATTCAAAATGACCGCCATGTCTTTAAATTTCAAATCTGCAAAATAGCGTAACTCCGTAATTTCTAAATCGGCTTCTGTTAAATGCCGTAAACTTTTTTGTAAACATTCCTGCTCCGTCTTCCCTTCAAACGGATCTTCAAATGGAAGCGGGCTCAAATACTGTTCGAATTCATCTCCCAATAGCACACTTTTATTTTTCCGATAGTAATCAATGACCGTATTCCGCGCGATCGTAAACAGCCATGCTTTATCATTCGGATGCCCCTCCACCATAGAAAACTTCTCAAATGCCTTCCGAAACACCTCACTCACCAAATCTTCCGTTTCCCATTTATTACTCGTCTTTACATACACATAACGATAAATGTCATCAAAATAAGCATCATACAAATCAACAAACTTCACATCCAATTCACTTCCCCCATTTAATCTTTCCAATTGTATAAACGATTCATTTCGTAAAACGTAACATTCTATTAATATTTTTTAAGTTATTCTTCTGCTATAATTACTATGTAATTTTACAATATAAATTGGAGGACAAAAATTGAAAAAAGGATTTGCGATATTTTCATTATTTTTAGTCATGATTTTAAGTGCATGTAGTTCTCTTTCAAACGATCAATTAATAAAGGATTATGTAAAAGATACACATGGCATTGATATTGTCATTAAAAATTCATATAAAAATGAGTTAGAATTAGGTGAAGATTCATACGTTGTCGCTCCTGTTGACCATCAAGAAATGGAGTTTTCGGTTATAGTGGAGTCATTTATAACGGAAGATGAACCTAAACTTAATTACAAAGGGAAGCATTTAATCAGAGACAATTATTCAACTGCAATAGCAGCAGATACGGAACTGCATAAATTAGATAATGTTATACCAGATATCAAAAAACTTGGATTTAGCGAATCCTTCGATAATGAAAATAGAGTGTTTTTTGGAGAAGAAGGAAAGGAAATTTGGGGTCTCTTATATTCCAACCTTCCTATGGAAATAAAAAATTTTGAAGAAAAAGATTTAGACCACCTATTCGAATTATATAAATTAATAAAACAAAGCGGGGCGTTATTTGACAAGGTTATTGTCTCAGATATGAGAGAAAATCATGAAAGAGGATCCTTTGTATTCGAAATAAAGGCATTGAAGGATGTCAATACAAAAGAAGAATTTTTGCTTAAAATGAAAAAAACAAACGCAAACATCGCAAGTTTTTATCAAAATAAAAAATGGGCATCTGAAAAAAAGAAAATTGAAAACGATCGATTCACTTTTGATTCCGAATATGATGATTATTGGTTTAATTGTAGGGAAGTTAACGCAAATGGGGAATGTACGAATATTTTTGTAACGATCTATTTTAAAGATAACACCTTAACTAAATCAAATAACTTTCTCGAACAAGATTTGAACTCTATTTTCAATTTATTCGAAAAGACGATTACGCCAAAAGCTTCGATCGAATATAATTTTATAGAAGTGAGTTCAGATGACGGTATTAGATTTCAAGAAGGTGAAATTAAAAAATATTCATCCACTTTAGATTTTATCAACAATAATTTTAAATAAAAAGAAGCATTCTGCATGATTATGAACTGACCCTCAAATAGATCCACTATTTCAGGGTTCAGTTCAAAAATAATTATCGTAGATTCTTATCTATTGATTTCAGTTTTAGTTTTAAAAAAAATTTGTTCATTTTATACTTGTGTTGTCCTACTATCTTAGTGGTAATGTAGTTAAAAAAACATAGGTATAAAATCAACATAGTTACTACTTCTATAAATAAAAATTTCATATTAACTATACCTCTCGTATCCATATCCCACTAAACGGTCTATTTCAGTCATTACTTTTCATCCCCATTAATTGATCGTACCTGATTTTTTTAAAATTGCTCATAACCTTCTATTCCTAGTTCCTTTGCAACCTTTTATTAGAATAAGAAAAAGGCCTGCCGTTGCAACTCCGATATTCAACTAGACTGCTGAGGAGAAGAATTACTTAATCAATTGTTATTTTCTTTTAAAAAGTTTATGACTATCTCGTCAGTATTTTTGGATAAGTTACCAAGCCAGATCAAGTGTCCCCAAGTATCCAATAGACATAGTTTTGAATGTAGGATATTTTCGTGGGCTAGCTTTGCATGTTCTATACTAACTGAACTATCAAACTTACTATGCATAATTAAGGTAGGACAATTTATAGATTTCAAATCTTTAACAGATAGTTCCATAGTTTGTGATAAATCAATTAAGAAGCCATGTCCAGAGCGTTGGCGATTATTCATTTGAGCAGTTAATGCAATGTCATTGCCATTAATTTTGTCTTTTGCATCTTTGTATTTTAAAGTGCTAAAAGAAGAAAACATCAGTTTGAAAATAAGGTGAGGAAAACGATTACTCATCGCTGAAATCATGCCCCAAGTATACTTTTCAATTCTAGAATTAAATAACATCGATGCTGCCATATATGTCCAATCCTTTGGAGTGAGCCATTCTTTAGTAACTGCAGATTGTAAAGTAAGTGAACGGGTAAAGTGTGGAAATTTTTCCGCAAAAATAATCCCTGTTGGTCCACCAGCTGATATAGCCAATACGTGAACTTTTTCTATATTTAAATGCTGTAATAGCTTTGCGTAATTGTCACAGGCAATGGAAAGGGTATCACCTATTTCCTTAGAAGTTTTCCCGTAGCCTGCTCTAGAAGGTGTGATAATTGAGAAGCCATTCTCTAATAATGCTTTATATCCAAATTCTTCTTTACAATTTGAATGTCCACCATGAAAAACGAGTACTGGTTCTCCTATCCCTACAATCGAGTATTCAATAGACCCATTATTAGTCGCATACTCACCAAATGTTTTCTTCAATACAATTAGCCCCCCACCAAATTTTCACATCATCAAATTTGATTATTTATAAATAACCTGCACCAGGTGCTAAAACAATTCAGACAATTAACTACAAATCGAAATTCCATTATCTAAATATATCGTCTACACAAATAGCGCTAATCATATTAAATAAATAGCTGTGCTAAAAAAAAACCCTGAGATGTGGATTTTCAACTCAGCTATTTTCACTAATTAATAAATCAATCTAACTCCAACTACGGGACTTTATGTTTAACCATTTCTCTTATCATCAAATGTAAGTCCTTGTACAATACTTATTTGATTGATATCGATAGTTTCCTCTAGTTAAATTAAGAATTTTCAATATATTACCCTTACTAGCATACCTATTAAATAAGTATGATATTTCATCAAAAACTAGTGGGGGTAATTATCATTCGCAAGTTCTTTAAAAGGGAAAATCATTGCCTTTCTTATCTCGAACAATTAGCTCATATTTTTGATTCCCTACCTTTATTTTTACTTCTTCACTATCTAGGAACTCAGTAATTCCTTTTCGGATTTTGGTTACCGTCTCATTTGACTTTACATCCGTTGATTCGATATTTGTCTTAATGGTAATCGTCACTTTTTCAGGCTTATAGGAATATTTAATGTCAGCTACCCCGTACTCTTTTTTCAGGAAAAACTCTTCTTCAATGCTCATCATGAAAGGCTTCCACTGCATCTCAATTTCTTCCTCCGAAACGTTTCGAGTTATAACCTGAACTTGTTTAGGTGTATTGTTTGCTTCCAAAAGTTTAATCACCGCCTTATAGATTTCTACTTCCTTATCTTCATCGGCTATCGGGATGTACACTTTAACAACAGGGCTATATGCATTAATATTCATAATTGAATACCCTGCAACTTGTAAATCCTGCATTAACTTGTCTCCTAGTTGCTCTCTTTGTTTTACTATCTCAGCTAGGAAAGGAGATACTTCCTTCACGTCAGAAACCTTTAACTCGTAATTATCATAGCCTTTATTATTCAAAGTTTCGGACAAAATAGTTAATACATGTTCCCTTTCTTGACTGACGTATTCCTCCGTCCCTTGCAGCTGTATGTCAAACTGTGGTTTTCCTTCCCATATACCCATGCCAATTCCTGCCGTTTTATACCCTTCTTTTTCTAACACTTCCCAAATCACTTCAGGTATAGGTTTTTGGAATATTTGTCCTAAGTATGGGATTTTTGATACCACTTCCGCCATAGTTGGATTTAGGAATACGGAACCCGTTAATATACCAAAACTAATAACCGCTGCAACCGCAAATTGAGATTTTCTCCAACCTCTTTTTCTCTTTGGTAATTTTTTAATATCCGATTTTTTTTCTGACTCTTCCTTAATGTTTTTAGCAAATTCGTATATTGAAGACGGGACCTGGACTTTTTCCATCTCTTCATTGATCTCTTCCTTCAACGATTTATCAATTTTCATTGTGGATTCACCCCTATAAATTGATTTTCGATTAACCTTTTCTTCAAAGCATGTCTCGCTCTGCGCAGGTGGGATTTGACCGTCGAACTTTTCAGCCCCAACAAAATTGAGATTTCTTGAATGTCTAATTCTTGGTAATAGTAGAGTATGAGAACGTTTCTATAGTCGCTGTTATCAAGGGATGAAATGCCATTTTTTATCTCCAATTCGGTTTCCTCTTGTAGCACACTTTCTATCGCGTTGTAATTGTCTGTCACCACATCGATTTCAAGCGGTAATTCTTTCTCTCGGCTCTTCTTTCTCCATGCATCAATTGAACGGTGCGAGACCAATTTATAAAACCAGGTGCTAAAATAAATGATATCTTTTCCACTCATAATATCTCGATATACCTCAATTAGCGCAGTTTGGACAACTTCTTCTGCCATTTCCTTCG is part of the Solibacillus sp. FSL K6-1523 genome and harbors:
- a CDS encoding DUF4179 domain-containing protein, which encodes MKIDKSLKEEINEEMEKVQVPSSIYEFAKNIKEESEKKSDIKKLPKRKRGWRKSQFAVAAVISFGILTGSVFLNPTMAEVVSKIPYLGQIFQKPIPEVIWEVLEKEGYKTAGIGMGIWEGKPQFDIQLQGTEEYVSQEREHVLTILSETLNNKGYDNYELKVSDVKEVSPFLAEIVKQREQLGDKLMQDLQVAGYSIMNINAYSPVVKVYIPIADEDKEVEIYKAVIKLLEANNTPKQVQVITRNVSEEEIEMQWKPFMMSIEEEFFLKKEYGVADIKYSYKPEKVTITIKTNIESTDVKSNETVTKIRKGITEFLDSEEVKIKVGNQKYELIVRDKKGNDFPF
- a CDS encoding RNA polymerase sigma factor codes for the protein MDQETLIIRIRNGEDEAFAQLVNPLIEKGYRTSFGILKSKEMAEEVVQTALIEVYRDIMSGKDIIYFSTWFYKLVSHRSIDAWRKKSREKELPLEIDVVTDNYNAIESVLQEETELEIKNGISSLDNSDYRNVLILYYYQELDIQEISILLGLKSSTVKSHLRRARHALKKRLIENQFIGVNPQ
- a CDS encoding alpha/beta fold hydrolase is translated as MKKTFGEYATNNGSIEYSIVGIGEPVLVFHGGHSNCKEEFGYKALLENGFSIITPSRAGYGKTSKEIGDTLSIACDNYAKLLQHLNIEKVHVLAISAGGPTGIIFAEKFPHFTRSLTLQSAVTKEWLTPKDWTYMAASMLFNSRIEKYTWGMISAMSNRFPHLIFKLMFSSFSTLKYKDAKDKINGNDIALTAQMNNRQRSGHGFLIDLSQTMELSVKDLKSINCPTLIMHSKFDSSVSIEHAKLAHENILHSKLCLLDTWGHLIWLGNLSKNTDEIVINFLKENNN
- a CDS encoding RNA polymerase sigma factor, which produces MKFVDLYDAYFDDIYRYVYVKTSNKWETEDLVSEVFRKAFEKFSMVEGHPNDKAWLFTIARNTVIDYYRKNKSVLLGDEFEQYLSPLPFEDPFEGKTEQECLQKSLRHLTEADLEITELRYFADLKFKDMAVILNKEEGSLRVKSNRITRKLGVLVKKCLGGL